Genomic window (Psychromonas sp. L1A2):
CCTGTCGTCATGTTTGCGGCAGTGGTGCGTGGGTATAGTGGATTTGGTTTTGCAGTGATCGCGGTAGTCGGTTTAAATTTCTTTTTTGAGCCGCAACAGAGTGTTGCCATTGTATTATCGTTGGATCTTCTTTGTAGCTTAAATTTATGGCGACAAGCAGTTAAGCAAGCTCATTTCCCTGCATTAAAGAAACTAATCCTAGGCTCTATATTAGGCATTCCTATTGGATATGTTTTTTTGCTTTTAATTCCAGCAGAGACACTAAAGTTATTAATATGTTTAGGTATTTTATCCTTAGCCGCTTTACTCTTTTCAAGTTATAGACCCTTCGATGCCGAGAAAAGCATCACTAAGGTTGGCTTTGGTTTAGCCTCTGGCGCTGGCACGGCTAGTGCCTCAATTGGTGGACCAATGATTGTGTATTACATGTTATCGAGTAATTTACCAACGAGTAGTCAACGAGCGACGATGATCTTGTTTTTTATCGCAAGTGAAGCACTAGCGGTGATCACGCTTATTAGTGGTGGGTTAGTCGATGAAACTTTACCTAATGCTTTATTAATATTGACTATTCCAACGTTATTAGCCGTCTATTATGGACAATACTTGTTTAATCGAAAGCCACCTCAATCATTAAAAAGTTTTGCATTACCTATTATGGTAGTAGTGGCTTTACTGGGTATCGCAAACTCAACGCATACCTTATTAACATAACTTTTTAACTAGCGATCTCAGTTAGATATTTCAGGGTAATTCTTTATTCAAAACGTCATCCTTTTTATTCATTCCCAGTTTATTTATCCCTAGCTTATTCACCCCCAATCATGCCCCCCTTTCAATTAACCACTCGTCATATTATGGACTCTTTTAATAGCCTTTATGCCACCAGCCAACTTAATTGAAGTTATATGCTGCTAATCCTACTAATCCTACTAATCCTACTAATCCTACTAATGACTGAATTAAGCTATTTAAACTTATTCAAACTATTGTTGATAAATCTTTAAATTTATTAAAAGAGTGTTTAATACTAAACCGCAGTTAAACAACCAATGAACTAGGTCTAAGCGAATAGGCTACACGTTGGTTCTTGATGGGTTACTGAATGGTTAAACTGCTTAATAGGTAGGATTTTAATAATAGTAAGGGTTTTAAGATGTATGTGAAGAAACTAAAAAAGTAAGGGCTATCTGGCGAAATAGAAACAATCTTAATTCATACACAACTTTTATTACCGTCTCTTATTTAGGGTCTAAACGACAGGATGTAAATCCTCAGATTGTCTTATTCAAAGAGCCTTTTATTAACGCTTTAAAGCCCTGTAAACAATAGTTTGTGCCCGTGCTGTAATTCTCTCTATGTATGGTTTGAGCTAGCAATGCATCTAACTAGCGCTTTTAACTTTAGAAGATCTTTAAAAACGATCCTTCATATAGTTCACCTCTAATTTTATTTGTAACAGCTAATAAAAAAACCGCTATTACAATATAATAACGGTTTTTTATGGCTAAATAACGAGACTTAACCTGTTAGATGATAGGCCGCTTCTGAAAAATATACGTTTAATTATAACCCTTCCAAGGAATCAATTTAGCTTCCAAATAACGCATCAAGAGATCAAAACAATAAGCGATAATGCCAATCACAATAATCCCTGCAATCACCACATCAGTCACTAAAAACTCAGAGGCATTAAGTACCATAAAGCCGATACCACGTTCTGCAGCAACCATTTCAGCGGCCACTAACGTTGTCCAACCAAAGCCTATTGCGATACGCATACCAGTCATAATGTCCGGCATTGCACCTCGAGCGATGACTTGAGTGATCACTTGCCAAGGTGTTGCCCCCATTGAGTAAGCCACTTGAATCTGTTCAATACGAACTGACGTTACACCAGCACGCGCACTTAACACAATCGGCGATAGCATCGCTAAGAAAATCAATGTTACTTTACTCGATTCATCAATGCCTAACCAAATGATAATCAGCGGTAAATAAGCTAATGGAGGAAGTGGGCGATAGAATTCAATTAAAGGATCAAAAATACCACGAAAAACTCGGTTACAGCCAATGGTGATCCCCAGTGGGATCCCGATCAAACAAGCAAGTATAAAGGCACCAAAAATACGCACTAAACTCGCATTGAGATGTTCTACTAATGTTGCCCCTGCAAAACCATCAACCGTGATATCGATTAAACGTTGCACCACGTCCAAA
Coding sequences:
- a CDS encoding ABC transporter permease subunit, with the protein product MTSMTKSMNASSTGSPNKKGTDSKPDAEPQMVDSKEERESAAASVSLLDKLQLNIKKMTAPSAVQSGEYFGTPGAGDSRLIGVCSTLFFIALWAIATEGGFIKPIFLPSPLDVVQRLIDITVDGFAGATLVEHLNASLVRIFGAFILACLIGIPLGITIGCNRVFRGIFDPLIEFYRPLPPLAYLPLIIIWLGIDESSKVTLIFLAMLSPIVLSARAGVTSVRIEQIQVAYSMGATPWQVITQVIARGAMPDIMTGMRIAIGFGWTTLVAAEMVAAERGIGFMVLNASEFLVTDVVIAGIIVIGIIAYCFDLLMRYLEAKLIPWKGYN
- a CDS encoding sulfite exporter TauE/SafE family protein, translated to MEQIWYVLPVVMFAAVVRGYSGFGFAVIAVVGLNFFFEPQQSVAIVLSLDLLCSLNLWRQAVKQAHFPALKKLILGSILGIPIGYVFLLLIPAETLKLLICLGILSLAALLFSSYRPFDAEKSITKVGFGLASGAGTASASIGGPMIVYYMLSSNLPTSSQRATMILFFIASEALAVITLISGGLVDETLPNALLILTIPTLLAVYYGQYLFNRKPPQSLKSFALPIMVVVALLGIANSTHTLLT